The Choloepus didactylus isolate mChoDid1 chromosome 7, mChoDid1.pri, whole genome shotgun sequence genome segment TCTGTAATCCTCACAGTTACAAGGTTTTATTTTCTATCGAAGGCAGAATaaattctttatttcacttttcagTTCCTGAGTTTTGATTTCAGTTCCTCAGTTTTACAGAGGAAAAATAACCCATAACTTTACAGTTAAGTATAAAGTTGATGTTGTAATGAATAAAAGTATAGGACTAATTGAAGATTTTCCTCTTAAAGTTAAGTGCAGCTAATTATAGAACTTAGTTACTTTTTGCATGGGTAGTTACCTAAACCAGTGAGGTTGAGTGTATGATGTTGTTTATAAGCTTTCTAGTTACTATTAGGAATCTCCAACCAGTAAGAGAGCCTTTGCTGAAGAAATCCTCCTGCAGTATGAGATCCCATTTCCCTAAGTTCCTCAGATAATAGTTCCCAAAACCTTTCCCCTCCCCATTGCTAGTGCATCTCACAGCCTCAGGGAATTTAAAAGAGTCTCCTTTACTACCAAGATCAATATTGACATTTCAAATTCTTTTAGTAACTATATTTTGGTAAATTATACATTCTTTAGTCCTTTAATAATTGCTATGTAGTATCATGTCTTGAACTGAAGTTCAAAATAGTTGGATTATGCACTATAGGTGTAAAAATTTCAGACAATTTAAAATGGTCAAATTACTGAATTTTAGTGAATATATTTTCCAACccaatttttctttaatgtcttCTGTTTTATGAGTTGttggaagatattttaaaattatcagaggggaaattgaaaaatattcagcaaaaaagTAATTGTAGATTAGCATTGCTGGGTCTATCATTTAGCTTATTAAAATGGCCTGCAAAAACAGTAGGTGTTTACCATCTGGTTGATTAAGGGAAATAGCTATATCCTATAATAAACAGTAGGTGGGGCAAAAAGTCATGTTAAAATATAATCAATTTCTGGAGAGagaattcaaatttttaatttttttaaagattgacatagatttttctgtcttttggaatctttaattattttctctgcCACATTGGGTATACGGTTGGAATAGAAGATGATCTATAAAATCATTCTAAATTCTAAGATTTCATTATTTCAAAGATATAGTGTGATGTTATATATTCTAGCTTAATCAACTACAGTGACTTACATTAAGCTGATCTGTTAATGTATTAGTAATTACTGCTAATCACACTGTCAGATGTTAAAATAAACCACCAGTTCTTATCTATTGATCATAATGTCCTAGAGAAAACAGATATATAATTTTCCTGTATGTATTTGaagtctgtaattctttgaaaaaaaattagtttaatagaaattttatttttgtaaaaatgtgGCCTTACTTTTTCCTACTtgattctcatttaaaaaatgttaatggtGGTATATAAAAGAATAATAGCATTTCTCTTTTAGAATGGAGATTCTGATAAAGAGTTACTACAAAGACTACTGTATAATAATTGTAAAGGTAACATGTGAGGAGTCAGTGGGCTATTTTGATTAATGATACTTCATTTGAATCATTATTTTGATACTAGGTGAAGACCTGAAAAATACTCAAGTATCAAAGAAGTTTTTACAGTACAATCTAAATTATGTATGCCACGAACAGTGAAGCTAACCCTTTGTATATGAAGTGGACTTGTTAGCAGTGTGGTTTCAAAACTAAACCTCTACTCCATCCTCAAAAAAGATTTGTTATAGAAAGGAAATAAGTACTTATGTTATGCATACTTATAgtcatttttaagttaatttttgaaaatgaagcaCTTTTCATGTTTACAGGATCCAGTAGGTGAATTAATTTGCTAACAATTTGTTTTGGTCTGAATTTTGACCTTTTCACAAAGAAATTCTTCTACTCAGGAAGTGGTCTGTTATGCAGTGTTGTTATTCCCCTCTTCGTGGTATGACAGATTTTAAGCCAAAGTAGTAAGTTGTAGAATTGGAGGTTGCAGCGAACTTCAGAGAAGCATCACGATGATGCAAATCAGCAAGAGACATATCAAGATGAGGCAGAAATTGGTAAATAAGTTCTGGAGATTTTGACGTGCTTGTTGAGGCATTTCAATGGTTGAAGCTCTTCTTATAGCAGAGCGAGTGAGATATTGGACTTTATCCATGGCACCAGGAAGAAAGGAAGTCTGAAGTTTTaaacaggcaagagaaagaaagcaaagctGGCAGTCAAATGTGAGATCACTGTCTTCTTTTAGATAGCCTGGAATGTAAAAATAGTAAACAAATTAGGATCAAATGCATAAGCTATtctctgaacagttaaacacgaTTGCGTGTTTATCTTCCTCAAAATTATTTGTGTTTATAGCATCCATTTTCTCTGTAGTCTGTGAGCATGTGCCTGTGAATATCTCCATTTCTCTGCCTGTCCCTTTAGGGAATGGGGGGCAGCATGACTCTCATTTGTCTGGTGTTTGGGTTGTCAGGCTTTGCCTCCTGCCCCAAAATTGACTAGAAGTGCAGTTTGGTTTAGGATACACCTTGTGTTGGGCTATTCCCTTGGGCAAAAGTTCTTATACTTTCATAAAGATTGTTTCTTTGTGAGCACAAGT includes the following:
- the PLN gene encoding cardiac phospholamban; translated protein: MDKVQYLTRSAIRRASTIEMPQQARQNLQNLFTNFCLILICLLLICIIVMLL